From the genome of Petrotoga miotherma DSM 10691:
CCCATAAAAAGGAATAATTAATTTGACCGTAATAAAAATAGATTATAATTTTCATACCCTCCCCTGGTGGGATGGATAAAAAGGAGGCGATTTTATGAAACACGAAAAGGCTCTTAGAAAACTTAAAACAGCACGCGGACAGATTGATGCAGCCATAAAAATGATTGAAGAAGAGAGATACTGTATCGACATATCTAAGCAATTGTTAGCCACAATTTCTCTTTTAAAAAATGCTCACTCTGAAATATTGAAAAAACACATAGAAACATGTGTGAAAGATGCAACGTCTTCTAAAGATCCCGAAGAAATCAATATAAAATTAGAAGAACTTGAAGAGGTTTTCGATTATCTCAAAAAAACGTAGAAAAGGTGGTGCACTATATGAGTGAAGTCAAAGAAAAATCGTTAGAACCATCAAATTCTCAAGAAAAATTTGCCCAAAATAATAAAGTATCTTTCAGTGTTCAGGGGATGACCTGCGCTACATGTGTAAAAAATGTAGAAAGGGCACTTAAAAAATTAGATGGGGTAAAATATGTCTCTGTCAATTTAGCCACAGAAAAAGCTGTATTAATATCACAAGAAGCTATTCCAATGAATAAAATCAAAAAGGCTGTATCAGACGTTGGATACAAAGTTTCTGAAGAAATACCTACCGAGGATTTGATAGAAAAGAGATTCAAAGAATCTCGAAAAGATATGTATATTTCAGTAGGTATCACGATTCCTCTTATGATTCTTATGATCTTAAATATGAGCGGGTTGCATATTCCTTTTATGCTATTCATTGAATTAATCGGTGGTGCAGCAACAATCTTCATACCAGGTAGAAAAACTTTAAAAAGTGCTTGGATAGCTTTATCTCATCTTCATACCAATATGGATACATTAGTTTCCCTTGGAGCTATTTCCGCTTGGGCGACTACAGTTTTAGCAATTATTGGTTTAGATATCCTTTCTTTTGGAACTATTGCATCTATGCTTATTACCCTGAATCTGGTAGGTAGATACATTGAAGCAAGGATGAAACATAGTGCTTCAAGAGAAATAAAGCTTCTTCTTTCGATGAAAGTTGACAAAGCGAATGTAATTACTGATCAGGGAGTGGTTGAATTACCCATAGAGACAGTCAAAATAGGTGACTTAATACTGGTGAGGCAAGGTGAAAAAATCCCTTTAGATGGTACTATCGTAGAAGGACAAGCTTCCATAAACGAATCTATGATAAGCGGTGAACCACTACCTGTATTAAAAGGCGAGAAGGATCCTGTAGTGAGTGGAACGATAGTCGAATCAGGGCTTTTAAAAATAAAAGTGGAAAAAGTTGGAGAAGACACATTCCTAAATCAAATGATCAAACTTGTAGAAGAAGCTCAATCCTCTAAAGTACCTATTCAAGCTCTGGCTGACAGAATAACCTTGTATTTTATACCGACGGTTTTTTCTTTAGCTGTCTTAAGCGGCATGCTTTGGTTTTTCCAATATGAAACATTCCAACCTTTTTTGATTAACGCTTCAAATGTCATTCCTTGGGTTCTTACAGGAGCTGGACCACTATCTACCGCAATTTTTTCGTTTGTTGCCACTCTTGTTATAGCGTGTCCATGTGCACTTGGCTTAGCAACACCTATGGCCCTTGTGGCTGCAAGTTCTGTATCTGCCAAAAAAGGATTGATAATAAAAAATGGAGAAGCCATCCAAACAGCTAAAGATATAGATACAATTCTCATGGACAAAACTGGAACCTTAACTAAAGGTCAACCTTCAGTTATTGAACATAATTTAGATGATGAAACATTTTTGATCATTTCAGAAATAGAGAAAAATTCTACTCACCCATTGGCTAAGGCGATAGTCGAATATGCACAAGAACATATTAAAAATCAGAACGTCGAAATCGAAGGAATAGAGGAAATAACAGGCAAAGGAATCGTTGGGACATACAAAAACAATGAATACTATATAGGTAAACCACGTGATGCAAAACCCTACCAAGAATTTATGGAAAACGCAGAGACGGTAATAGAAGTAAGCAAAAATGAAAAAATTGTTGGCTACATAAGAATCGCTGATGCGATTAAAAGCGATGCCGTAGAAGCTATAAAAAAATTAAAAGAAATGGGAATGGAACCCATAATGGTAACAGGTGACAACGAAAACACTGCCAGAGCTGTTGCTAAAAAGGTTGGAATTGATAGGGTATTTGCAAATATATCGCCTCAAAATAAAGTAGAAATAGTCAGAAAATATCAGATAGAAGGGAAAAAGGTCGGAATGATAGGCGATGGAATAAACGATGCTGCAGCATTAAAATCATCTGATATGGGTATTGCAATAGGTAACGGGACAGATTTGGCAATAGAATCAGCGGATGTAATAATAAGTCAGGGCGAAATTTCAAAAGTTATAGATGCAATAAAGATATCTGAAATAACCTTTAAAAAAATCAAGCAAAACTTATTCTGGGCTTTCTTCTACAATATTATTGCAATACCTTTGGCAATGATTGGAATCCTTCACCCAGCCATAGCAGAGATTGCCATGTTATTTAGTTCCATAAACGTAATTTACAATTCAAGTCGGATTACAAAAAAACTTTAGGAGGTTAAACAATGAAATACGTATTTGATGTTCCAGATATGTCTTGTGAACATTGCAAGATGAACATAGAAAAGCAATTGAAGTCTTCGGGCATTGTGCAAAATTTCAACGTTGATTTAGAAAACAAAAAAGTAGAAGTTGAAACATTTCAAGAACCAGAAAAAATAGAAAACTTATTGAATGAAATAGGTTATCCTCCAAAATTGGTAAGACAGGAATAATTTGTCAAAAAGCAGGAGCCCTTGTGGCTCTTGCTTATATCATTAAAACTCTTAATCTATCTTTCATTTGCAGATCTTATAAATCTATATGGATATTTTTCTTCCAACTTGCTAACTTCATTCAGTTCGTTTAACTCTTGTTGAGTTAAATTCCAACCTGCAGCTCCCATATTATCTTTTATTTGTTCTAAAGTCCTTGCCCCGAGGATAGGAATGATATTTTGTGAAATAATCCAATTTAATGCCACTTGAGGAACTGTTTTGTTACGATTTTTAGATATTTCCTCTAACTTACCCAGTATTTTAAAGTTTTTTTCTGTTGCTCTTTTATTCCAAGCTTCTTCCCAATCATTGCTGGCTTTAGCGATCCTTCCTTCTTTTGGTTTTTCTCCGGCTTTGTATTTTCCACTCAAGAAGCCCCCTCCTAAAGGCCCCCAAGCCATTATACTTAACCCCTCTGATTGGCAAACCGGTACAACTTCCATCTCGATATCTCTGACAACTAAGCTATATTGCATCTGCACAGAAATTATTTTCTCATATCCGTAAACTTCGGACGTTCTAAGAGCTTTTTCTATTTGCCATCCTGAATAATTAGATATGCCTATATATCTAACATATCCTTTTTTTACTAGATAGTCCAAAGCAGACATTGTTTCTTCGATCGGTGTGAAATCATCCCAACAATGTATTTGATAAAGGTCTATATAGTTTGTTTGGAGCCTTTTCATACTATCTTCAACAGCTTTTAATATATTTTCCCTTGAAGCTCCTCTGTTATTAGGACCTTCACTAGTTGGGAAGAAAGCTTTTGTTGCTAGAACAATTTCATCCCTGATTCCTTTAAGCGCTCGCCCAAGTATTTCCTCCGATCTTCCCTCTGCATATACATTTGCAGTGTCTATGAAATTTCCTCCATTTTTTAAATAATAATTTAAAATCTTAACAGATTCTTCTTCGTTTGCTTCCCTTCCAAACGTCATAGTTCCCAGAGATACCTCAGAAACTTTTAAACCGCTAGCCCCTAAATTTATATATTTCATACCTCGAAATCTACCTCCTCCATTAAATTTTTTTCTATTATTTTCATATTTTTTTGCAGCAGACTAATCAATGCTCTATTGATCAACCACTTAAAACCTTTAGTCTTTGCGGGAAAATTTCAAAATACAAAGGAGAGTGGCCTAAAGATTCACCATCTGCCTCTAAATACAGCTTTTCTTTGGACGTAATTTCTATAGATTTTCCTCTAAAGGTTTTCACAGCTTGATGATTTATAAATGAGCCATCATATATTTTTCTTAGATTTGCTAAAATTGTACCAACAGATATCTTATCAACCACAGTTATATCGAAAAGTCCATCGTCGTATTTTGCCTTAGGTGTTAACATCATTCCTCCTCCACTGTATCTACAAATCCCAACATTCAAGGTTAAAGCCTGATTCTCATACACCTTTTTTCCATCAATTTTGATTTCAACATAGGGATCCTCGAATGAGAATAAAACGCTGAACAAAATCAAAGAATAGGAAAGCTTGCCAAACAATCTTTTTTTACTTTTATTTGCCCTATAGGTGACTTCTGCGTCAAACCCCATTCCTGCAACATTCACAAAATATCTTGTTTTTTCAACACCTTTTTGAATATAACTAACCTTACCAACATCTTGTAATATAAAATTGTCTTTCTGTAAATTAATTACCGCCTCTTCAAAATTAGTAGGTATACCGACGCTTTTTCCCCAATCGTTACCAGAGCCAGATCCGATAGAACCAACTGATATTTCGATTGGATCGATAATATCCTGCAACATTATTGCGTTAACAATTTCGTTTACCGTTCCATCTCCACCCACAGAAACTATTTTTTTATACCCTTTTTTGATCCCTTCCAGTGCCAAATTAAAACCATCGTAAGGTTTTTTGGTGAATAGATAATCAAATTCTATCTTTTTCTTTTCCAAAATAGGATAGATATTTTTTGTCCATACTTTTAGGGCTTTACCACCACCTGCCGCAGGATTAACTATGAATAGTATTTTAACTTCTTCCACAACAGTAGATCTCCTTTACTTTGAATAACTATATCAATCACTATATAATTTACTATATTTGACCAACTGATTCAAGAAAACCGATTAAAATCCTTAAATTCCTTTAATTCTTTTTAAATTTTATCATAAAATTAACTAAACAAGAAAATAAGACCAAAAAACCCCTTTTGGGGTTTTGTTGGTTAATTAATTATTTAATTTTTTAAAATCTACTTTATTCCTTAAGCCCGCTATTTACCAGACTTTTTACAAACAAATCTTGAAGTAGAAAAAATATTATGAGGGTAGGTAAAGCAACCAACAATGTCCCTGCCATTATTACACCCCAATTATTACTGGACTCTCCTGAGATCATCATTTTCACACCAACCTGCACCGTCCTCATGTTGTCTTGCATGGTAACTATCAAAGGCCAAAGATACATATTCCATGCATAAACAAAATTAATAATAGCCGCTCCAGCGATCATTGGTCCAGATAAGGGTATAAGCACCTTGAAAAAATATTGCATAGCTGAAGCACCATCTATTTTTGCTGCATCCTCTAAAGAGCGAGGGATTGTCATAAAATGTTGCCTAAATAGAAAGGTGTTGGTGGCAGACGCGGTAAAAGGTATTATCAATGCCCAGTAAGTGTTAACCCAACCAAGATTTGACATCAGCATAAACAAAGGTAAAATCATTACAGTTTCAGCAGGCAAAAATAAAGTTACAAAGAGGGTGGAAAACAATATGTTCTTTCCTTTAAATCGAAAAGAAGAAAAGGCATAAGCAGCCAATGTTCCTGTTATTAACTTTCCTAATGTTGTAAATGATGCCACAAGCAAAGAATTAAACATCATTCTGCCCATTGGAACGAGGTCCATCGCCGCTATGTAATTTTTAAAATTGATACTTGAAGGAAAAAACTTAGGTGGATAAGAAAAAATCTCCGTTGGTTCCATAAAACTCATGGAAATTGCCAGTATAAAAGGTAAAAACATGAAAAATGATACAATTATTAACCCTAATTCCACAAAAATATAATTCGCTTTTTCTCTGGTAGATTTCCTCATTATTGCTTGACTCCCTTCATTGATAATGAACCCTTTTCTCACCGAATCTGAAATAAAGAAAGGTGATAAATGACATAATAATAAATAGAACAACACTTTCTGCAGCTGCTAAACTTGTTTTTTGGAAAAAGAACGCGTCTTGATATAGTTTGTAAATTAAGGTTGTGGTGCTTCCTAAAGGGCCTCCTCTTGTCATAATGTCAATGATCCCAAAAGATTGAAACATTCCATTGGTAATATTCATGATAACTAAGTAAAATGTAATGGGAGAAAGCATAGGAAATTTTATTTTCCACATCCTTTGCCACACGTTCGCTCCATCAATAAGAGAACTCTCTATTATTGATTCCGATATGGACTGTAACCCCGCAAGATAAAATATAATCGAAAAAGGCAGCATCTTCCAAACACTGGAAACTATAATTGAAATTAAGGCATATGGCACTTGATTTAACCAATTAATACTTTCTCCTGTAATTCTTGACAAAATATAATTCACATGCCCTGCTACTGGGTTCAACATAAAGGTCCACAATGCTCCTCCGATTGTAAAGGAAATAACATAAGGAACAAAAATTAAAGTTCTATAAATTCTTACCCCAAAGACCTTATTATCTAGTAATTGTGCAATAAGGTAACCTAAAATAACGACTATTATTACCGTTGTAACTATATATATAAATGTAACCTTTAAAGCTTCCCAATATGCCTCATTTTCAAAAAGCTTAATGTAGTTGTCAACACCAGCAAATATCCTCTTATCGCCAAAAGGTGATATTTTGTAAAAACTCATTAGAAAGGAGTTAATTGCTGGCCAATATATAAAAAGGGCAATAATTATTAGTGTAGGTGCAAGCAAAAGATAAGGTGTGTATTTTCCCCACTTCATATTTTATTTCCTCCTAAAATCCAAGGAAGAAAATTCTTCCTTGGATTAATAACATTTGAAATTATAGAATTATCTTAGAGTGGTTATTGATAGGTTATTGATAGAATTCGTTATATTCTTGGATTAATTCTGTCACTTGGTTTTCAGCCCAACTCAATGCCTCTTCAGGTGTCATTTGCCCATCAACCATTCTCTCATATGCTATTTCTATAGTCTCTCGGGTTTCAGGGAATACTCCAATAATCGCTCCAGCTGAGTTGAAATCTCTTTTAGCTAACAATAGTTGTAACAACGAAGTGAAGTAATTTGGGTTCTCGGCATAAAACTCTTCATAGTGCAACCTTTGAATGGCATCTTTTCTTACTGGGAAATACCCTGTACCTTGGTGCCATCTTATTTGTTGATCTTCACGATTGACAAACTTCATAAATTCCCAGGCAGCTTTTGTTTCTTCATCTGGGTGTCCGGCTATCAACCATAAGCTTGCTCCACCAATAACTGGACCTCCACTGACACTTATATCCGGAACAGGCAAAAAGGCTGTACCTAACTCGTAGCCATTACTTTCTAACCCTTCTTGAAAAACCTTTACATCAGATGTGGAAAAGAAATTCATAGCTGCTCTGCCTGAGACAAAATTTTGTCCAGCAGCGTTCCAATCTTCCCTAGCTGTGTTAAGAATTAAACCTTCTTCGTTCAACTGATCAAACAGTTCAAATATTTTTAAACCTGCTTCACTATTGAAAACAGCCTCTGTTGCTCTGGCGGTTCTTCCGTTATCGTTGTTAACAAGTGGTGCATCAGCGGCAGCCATAAGTTGTTCAATTATCCATGAATGGGTGGGCCAAGTTAAACCGTATTGAACAGTAGTTCCATTTGAGTCTTTCTTTGTTAAAATTCTGGAGTATTCTAACAGTTCTTCGTAGGTTTGAGGAGGTCTATTTGGGTCTAAGCCTGCCTCTTCAAAGAGTGTTTTGTTGTAATACAACAAAGCGGTAGATGAATTGAAAGGCATAGAGTACAACTTTCCATCAACTTTGTAGTAATTTAATATTGGTTCCAACAAAACACCTACATCATAAGAATCGTCTTGATCAAGTAAATCTTGCACAGGAACGATAACTCCGCTGTCTATCATCAGTCTTGTACCTATTTCGTAAATCTGAACTATGTGTGGTGCGTTCCCAGATTGTACCGCTGCAACAAGCTTATTCAACGTTTCAGGATAACTTCCTGAATATTGCGCATTTACATTTATGTCTGGATAAGCCTCTTCAAAATCACTCACAATATCTTCGATCAAAGCTATCCTGTCTCCACTCATCGCATGCCAAAATTCTATGGTAACAGGAAAAGACAAAACACCTAACAAAGAAACCATAAATACAAACATAACCAACCTTTTCACAAAACTCACCTCCAATAAATTTTTGAAACTATTTAAACACTATACTTAACAAGTTTTTGTACTTCAATAGTACTTTATTTTTATTTGTGAAATATAAGGAAGTATAAAGTTTTATTAAGCGATAGATACTTTCAAAGTTCTTTTCTTGTTTTTTACTATTTTCTCTAGTAAGTTGTGTTATCATTAATTGAAACGCTATCTGGGAGGTCAAAACAAAACATGTTAGAAAACATAACCAAAAAAAAGTTAGAAAATGGATTAAGAGAAGTTAAAAAATTACAAACGCTTAGTATTCTCGAAATTCCACAAATGGAATACTTTGAAGACAAAGAAAGAAGATTTAAGCCTGAATTCAACGGTTCAATAGACTGGAAAAATATAGAAAATGAGGAAAAGTGGGGAGGATACGATAAGGTATTTTGGTTTAAAAAAAATATTGAGTTACCTGAGAATATTGGTGAAGAAAGGCTTTTTTTGAGGGTTTCTTTGGAAAAAGATGGTGATTTAGACGTTATTCCTGACTATCCTGAATCTTTACTCTTTGTAAATGGTCAATTCGTTCAAGGCATAGACAAATACCATAAAGAGGCCCTAATATCTCCAAAGATTGTACAAGGATATGCATTGAGCATATACTTAAGGTCATGGACTGGCTTGAGAGGGGAATTAAATTATATTTTTTCAGGTTTGGAACTTTACAAAATAGAAAAATATTCACAAAAGTACTATTTCCTAGCAAAGAATATTCTTGACACAATCGATCAACTCGGTGAAAATGATATTGTGAGAGTAAAATTGCTCAATATTTTAAACAAGTCTTACAAAAGAATAAATTTTACAAAACCTCGATCCAAAGAATATTATGAATCAATAAAAGACAGTTATAATTTTTTGCAAGAAGAATTGAAAAAACTGAACAATTTTAAAATGGATTCTCCAAAAGTTGTTTTGACAGGCCATTCTCATATAGATATGGCATGGCTTTGGACAGTTTTACACACAAGAGAAAAAGCACAAAGAACCTTTTCGACGGTTCTCAATCTAATGCAAGAGTATCCAGAATATATATTTATGCACTCTTCTCCGGCATTGTACAAGTTCCTAAAAAATGATTACCCTGAGTTGTATGAAAAAGTAAAGGGAAAAATTAAAGAAGGTAGATGGGAAGCAACTGGTGGTATGTGGATAGAATCTGATTCCAATATTTCTCCAGGTGAGTTTTTGATAAGACAGATACTATTTGGGAAAAGGTTCTTAAAAGAAGAGTTTGGAATTGATTCTAAAGTTGTATGGTTGCCGGACGCATTCGGTTACACATACGCCCTTCCTCAGATAATAAAGAAAAGTGGAATGAAGTACTTCGCTACAACCAAAATAAGCTGGAATGAGATCAACAAATTCCCGTACGATACTTTTTGGTGGAAAGGCATCGATGGGACAAAAATCCTTTCCCATTTTATTACGACTCCAGATAAGAACAATTATTTTTATACCTACAACGGCATGGTGGAACCTTTCACGATAAGGGGGATATGGGATAACTACAAACAAAAAGATATAAACGATGAATTACTTCTTGTCTTCGGTTGGGGAGATGGGGGAGGAGGCCCAACATATGAAATGTTAGAAAATTATGAAGCAATAAAAGAAATCCCAGGTTTACCCCAAGTGGATATGGGAAGAGTAGAAGACTATTTTGCGAAATTGGAAGAAAGAATAAGAGATAAAAATGTCCCAGTTTGGGATGATGAGCTGTACTTCGAATTACATCGAGGTACTTATACTTCACAAGCTTTTGTGAAAAGGGAAAACAGAAAATCAGAAGTATTGTACCATAACGCAGAGTTATTAAATTCTATGGCCATGAATTTATTAAAAGATTTTGACTATCCTAAAAATTCGTTGATCGAAGGTTGGGAACTGTTATTATTAAACCAATTCCACGATATTTTACCAGGTTCCTCAATAAGAGAAGTTTATGAAGACGCAAGAAAGGATTTTGAAAAGATAAAAGGGATAGCCAACAAAGAGGTTGAAAGAGCTATTTCTGTGATTTCAAAGGAAATAAAAAGCGAAGAAGACAGTTTAGTACTATTCAACACCACCGCCTTCGAAAGGGACGAGATTTTAGAGCTAGAAAACGGTAAAAAAACGTTGGTTAGAGGAATCCCCTCTTTTGGCTATAAAAGTATTACGGTATCTAATTTGGAGCAGAAGCAAATTGATGAAAAAATGATTGTAAAAGAAGATTACATTGAAAACAGATACTATATAATTGAATTCAACAAAAAAGGGCAGATTATGAGGTTATACGATAAAGAAAATAAAAGGGAAGTATTGGAAGAAGGAAAATTGGGAAATGTACTACAAGCCTTCGAAGATAAACCTTACTTTTTTGATGCATGGGACATTTCCCCTTATTTCAACGAAAAGATGAAAGAAGTTACAGATTTAATCGAAGCAAAAGTGGAGGAAGTAAATCCTTTAAAGGGCGTTTTAAAATTCTCGTGGAGGTTTTATGACTCAACTATCAAACAAAGAGTCATCGTATACAACCACACAAGAAGGATCGATTTTGATACGCACGTTGATTGGAAAGAAAGACAAGTTTTACTAAAAACAGCTTTTCCTGTTAATATAAGGAGCACAAAAGCCACCTACAACATACAATTTGGGAACATAGAAAGAAGTACGACCAACAACACCAGTTGGGATATAGCAAAGTTTGAAGTCCCTGCACAGAAGTGGGCGGATCTTTCAGAAACAAATTACGGAGTTTCACTATTAAACGATTGTAAACATGGATACGATATAAAAGAAAACGTTATGAGACTCACTCTTCTCAGATCACCAATCGAACCCGATGAAACCGCTGATAGAACAGAACATATATTCATTTACTCTCTTTTACCACACGCTGGAACATGGAGAGATTCACAAGTAATACAAGAATCATACAAATTGAACTACCCTGTCATAGTTAAAAAGCTAGAAAAAAACGAAGACGGAAGTCTTCCTGATAATTTTTCTTTTATAAAGATTAGCGATCCCGATGTGGTAATTGAAACCATTAAAAAAGCAGAAGATGATGACTCTGTACTTGTTAGACTTTTTGAAGATAAAGGAAGCAGAAAAAGTGAAGTGGAAATAGAATTTTTTAGAAGTATAAAAAAAGCGGTTGAATGTAATTTAATTGAACAAGAGGAAAAAGAACTTGCCTTTAAAGATAATAAAATCGTATTCAATATAACTCCTTACGAAATAAAAACCTTTAAAGTGTGGATTTAATTTAAAGAAAAGGCGGATTTTCTCCGCCTTTAGTTTTTTTAAAGCCATTCTCTTTCCATATAATGCGTATGCAATAATTGATGTGATTTTTCGCTTCCAGGTTTTTCCAAATATTCGTTGTATAGTCTAACAATTGATGGGTTTTCATGGGACTTTCGAATTATCTTTGATTTGTCAACAACATTCAAAGCATCTATTCTCTTTTTAATAACGTTGAGATCACCATGATGGTATGGTTGGCCACCGCCTCCAACACATCCGCCTGGACAAGCCATAATTTCGATTAAATGCAAT
Proteins encoded in this window:
- a CDS encoding diacylglycerol/lipid kinase family protein, translating into MEEVKILFIVNPAAGGGKALKVWTKNIYPILEKKKIEFDYLFTKKPYDGFNLALEGIKKGYKKIVSVGGDGTVNEIVNAIMLQDIIDPIEISVGSIGSGSGNDWGKSVGIPTNFEEAVINLQKDNFILQDVGKVSYIQKGVEKTRYFVNVAGMGFDAEVTYRANKSKKRLFGKLSYSLILFSVLFSFEDPYVEIKIDGKKVYENQALTLNVGICRYSGGGMMLTPKAKYDDGLFDITVVDKISVGTILANLRKIYDGSFINHQAVKTFRGKSIEITSKEKLYLEADGESLGHSPLYFEIFPQRLKVLSG
- a CDS encoding carbohydrate ABC transporter permease, whose translation is MRKSTREKANYIFVELGLIIVSFFMFLPFILAISMSFMEPTEIFSYPPKFFPSSINFKNYIAAMDLVPMGRMMFNSLLVASFTTLGKLITGTLAAYAFSSFRFKGKNILFSTLFVTLFLPAETVMILPLFMLMSNLGWVNTYWALIIPFTASATNTFLFRQHFMTIPRSLEDAAKIDGASAMQYFFKVLIPLSGPMIAGAAIINFVYAWNMYLWPLIVTMQDNMRTVQVGVKMMISGESSNNWGVIMAGTLLVALPTLIIFFLLQDLFVKSLVNSGLKE
- a CDS encoding ABC transporter substrate-binding protein: MKRLVMFVFMVSLLGVLSFPVTIEFWHAMSGDRIALIEDIVSDFEEAYPDINVNAQYSGSYPETLNKLVAAVQSGNAPHIVQIYEIGTRLMIDSGVIVPVQDLLDQDDSYDVGVLLEPILNYYKVDGKLYSMPFNSSTALLYYNKTLFEEAGLDPNRPPQTYEELLEYSRILTKKDSNGTTVQYGLTWPTHSWIIEQLMAAADAPLVNNDNGRTARATEAVFNSEAGLKIFELFDQLNEEGLILNTAREDWNAAGQNFVSGRAAMNFFSTSDVKVFQEGLESNGYELGTAFLPVPDISVSGGPVIGGASLWLIAGHPDEETKAAWEFMKFVNREDQQIRWHQGTGYFPVRKDAIQRLHYEEFYAENPNYFTSLLQLLLAKRDFNSAGAIIGVFPETRETIEIAYERMVDGQMTPEEALSWAENQVTELIQEYNEFYQ
- a CDS encoding metal-sensing transcriptional repressor gives rise to the protein MKHEKALRKLKTARGQIDAAIKMIEEERYCIDISKQLLATISLLKNAHSEILKKHIETCVKDATSSKDPEEINIKLEELEEVFDYLKKT
- a CDS encoding heavy metal translocating P-type ATPase, producing the protein MSEVKEKSLEPSNSQEKFAQNNKVSFSVQGMTCATCVKNVERALKKLDGVKYVSVNLATEKAVLISQEAIPMNKIKKAVSDVGYKVSEEIPTEDLIEKRFKESRKDMYISVGITIPLMILMILNMSGLHIPFMLFIELIGGAATIFIPGRKTLKSAWIALSHLHTNMDTLVSLGAISAWATTVLAIIGLDILSFGTIASMLITLNLVGRYIEARMKHSASREIKLLLSMKVDKANVITDQGVVELPIETVKIGDLILVRQGEKIPLDGTIVEGQASINESMISGEPLPVLKGEKDPVVSGTIVESGLLKIKVEKVGEDTFLNQMIKLVEEAQSSKVPIQALADRITLYFIPTVFSLAVLSGMLWFFQYETFQPFLINASNVIPWVLTGAGPLSTAIFSFVATLVIACPCALGLATPMALVAASSVSAKKGLIIKNGEAIQTAKDIDTILMDKTGTLTKGQPSVIEHNLDDETFLIISEIEKNSTHPLAKAIVEYAQEHIKNQNVEIEGIEEITGKGIVGTYKNNEYYIGKPRDAKPYQEFMENAETVIEVSKNEKIVGYIRIADAIKSDAVEAIKKLKEMGMEPIMVTGDNENTARAVAKKVGIDRVFANISPQNKVEIVRKYQIEGKKVGMIGDGINDAAALKSSDMGIAIGNGTDLAIESADVIISQGEISKVIDAIKISEITFKKIKQNLFWAFFYNIIAIPLAMIGILHPAIAEIAMLFSSINVIYNSSRITKKL
- a CDS encoding heavy-metal-associated domain-containing protein, with product MKYVFDVPDMSCEHCKMNIEKQLKSSGIVQNFNVDLENKKVEVETFQEPEKIENLLNEIGYPPKLVRQE
- a CDS encoding aldo/keto reductase yields the protein MKYINLGASGLKVSEVSLGTMTFGREANEEESVKILNYYLKNGGNFIDTANVYAEGRSEEILGRALKGIRDEIVLATKAFFPTSEGPNNRGASRENILKAVEDSMKRLQTNYIDLYQIHCWDDFTPIEETMSALDYLVKKGYVRYIGISNYSGWQIEKALRTSEVYGYEKIISVQMQYSLVVRDIEMEVVPVCQSEGLSIMAWGPLGGGFLSGKYKAGEKPKEGRIAKASNDWEEAWNKRATEKNFKILGKLEEISKNRNKTVPQVALNWIISQNIIPILGARTLEQIKDNMGAAGWNLTQQELNELNEVSKLEEKYPYRFIRSANER
- a CDS encoding alpha-mannosidase — encoded protein: MLENITKKKLENGLREVKKLQTLSILEIPQMEYFEDKERRFKPEFNGSIDWKNIENEEKWGGYDKVFWFKKNIELPENIGEERLFLRVSLEKDGDLDVIPDYPESLLFVNGQFVQGIDKYHKEALISPKIVQGYALSIYLRSWTGLRGELNYIFSGLELYKIEKYSQKYYFLAKNILDTIDQLGENDIVRVKLLNILNKSYKRINFTKPRSKEYYESIKDSYNFLQEELKKLNNFKMDSPKVVLTGHSHIDMAWLWTVLHTREKAQRTFSTVLNLMQEYPEYIFMHSSPALYKFLKNDYPELYEKVKGKIKEGRWEATGGMWIESDSNISPGEFLIRQILFGKRFLKEEFGIDSKVVWLPDAFGYTYALPQIIKKSGMKYFATTKISWNEINKFPYDTFWWKGIDGTKILSHFITTPDKNNYFYTYNGMVEPFTIRGIWDNYKQKDINDELLLVFGWGDGGGGPTYEMLENYEAIKEIPGLPQVDMGRVEDYFAKLEERIRDKNVPVWDDELYFELHRGTYTSQAFVKRENRKSEVLYHNAELLNSMAMNLLKDFDYPKNSLIEGWELLLLNQFHDILPGSSIREVYEDARKDFEKIKGIANKEVERAISVISKEIKSEEDSLVLFNTTAFERDEILELENGKKTLVRGIPSFGYKSITVSNLEQKQIDEKMIVKEDYIENRYYIIEFNKKGQIMRLYDKENKREVLEEGKLGNVLQAFEDKPYFFDAWDISPYFNEKMKEVTDLIEAKVEEVNPLKGVLKFSWRFYDSTIKQRVIVYNHTRRIDFDTHVDWKERQVLLKTAFPVNIRSTKATYNIQFGNIERSTTNNTSWDIAKFEVPAQKWADLSETNYGVSLLNDCKHGYDIKENVMRLTLLRSPIEPDETADRTEHIFIYSLLPHAGTWRDSQVIQESYKLNYPVIVKKLEKNEDGSLPDNFSFIKISDPDVVIETIKKAEDDDSVLVRLFEDKGSRKSEVEIEFFRSIKKAVECNLIEQEEKELAFKDNKIVFNITPYEIKTFKVWI
- a CDS encoding carbohydrate ABC transporter permease, with protein sequence MKWGKYTPYLLLAPTLIIIALFIYWPAINSFLMSFYKISPFGDKRIFAGVDNYIKLFENEAYWEALKVTFIYIVTTVIIVVILGYLIAQLLDNKVFGVRIYRTLIFVPYVISFTIGGALWTFMLNPVAGHVNYILSRITGESINWLNQVPYALISIIVSSVWKMLPFSIIFYLAGLQSISESIIESSLIDGANVWQRMWKIKFPMLSPITFYLVIMNITNGMFQSFGIIDIMTRGGPLGSTTTLIYKLYQDAFFFQKTSLAAAESVVLFIIMSFITFLYFRFGEKRVHYQ